Genomic segment of Nyctibius grandis isolate bNycGra1 chromosome 25, bNycGra1.pri, whole genome shotgun sequence:
TGTGTATTTCTGAGGTCATCAGGTTTCTGGCTGCCACGATCACATCCTGGCACTTCTTGTTAGCAAAGTGGGAGTTGACATTACGGGCATATTTCAGTAAATCAGTTGTGTCTTCTTTCAAAAACTGCATGTTCTTCAAGGCTTTTTCAAATTCCTCTGTGGATTTAATCACCTGAGAAGAGCAGATGCATATTCTATATTAAGACAGTTTCCTaaaatcaaagaacaaaatTGAAGTTGGGTATAAACCTTTCCTCtcagctgaaagcaaaggaTGAAACTAGGTTTTAGAGGGCACAAACCATCCAACAGCTTTTCAGCAATCTTGTGGAAAAAGCTGGCTCAGCTGGGGGCCCTGATCGCACAATAATACAGTGTTTGAACTGCAGGTTTGTCCCCACTGACTGTGCTGGCAACCCAAATCAAAACCCAGAGGAGCACAATGATCAAATTTCATTACACTAGACTACCTGGGGCAAGGGGCCTGGGAGGTTTATCCTACGACTGCTTTTGTTTGAAACAGCTCCCTCCCCAGGAAAAGGAGCGTTTGGCATTCTTCGCTAGCAGTAAGTTCTGGTTTATGtatgtagttttaaaaaaaattacatggcCCTCGCGGGAAAGCCATGTGATCATTGACAACAAATACAAAGATGACCAGAGCAATCGGTCCTCAGGAAGCCAGCTGGGCAAGCAGCACTGCCACGTCATTACCTTCAGCCTCTGGGTCTTAGCTAAACGTGGCCCAAGTTCCACAGATCAGAGCCCTTGCACGCCTTACATAACAGCAAACACAAGCCACAGCTTAACTGAGAGAAATACACAATTCTAGATGAGCAAAACACAGCTCTTTGCTCAAGCTGGCCATCTGACATTTCTGCCACATATATCTGAAAGAGTTTTGAGACCTACCTCTATATACTGCTCTAGTTTGCTGCTATTGGTTGGGATTGAATTCACCAGACAGTTCTGAATGAGGTAGTCAGATAACTCTTCCCATATCATATCACCTAGCAGTTCTGCGAGTGTAACTCTGCCATCCTTTTTGTCTTCCGCAGGCTGCTCAAGAGGCACATCTGAATTCAAGAGAACAGAAATGGATTTTAACACACCTGCTCCCTGgaccagacccttcaccagttcATCCAGTCCTTCCTGTCAGCACAAGGTACTGATCCTGGTCTAATTCCAAAAGGGAGAAACTACCTACTCAGCAGATATTTGTGGAGAACTTCCAAAATAAGCTTGATCTTGTCAAAAACCTCCATAGGAGAGGAATGATCCAAGCTAGGCTCCTCGGACTTAAAACGCAGGATGAACACGTCTGACTGTTCCTCCGTGAATGGCTGAAGAGACGGGTAGGAAATCAGCGGCTTGAGGACGTATTTCAGCAACAACTGgcctgagaaatgaaaaaaagatgttatcCAACAGCTGGAGGCAGGCAGTTTGCTCCAGTCAGGCCCCACCGTGCCTGTTTTGGATGCAGAGATCCTTTGCATGAAGTGGAAGAAACACCCTCTTGATTAGCTGTATCAGGGAAGAGCTAATGAGGTAAAAGGCCGGGTTTGGTTTCACTAAAGACTATTTTAATCATGTAAAACGCACATGGAGGTGTAACGAAGAGCAGCATATTTAACGtaaagtgaaaaacaacttAAACAGCTGGAAGCTTAAAATCCTGTCCTAGTATCTGCCATACTACCTAGGTATTTTTAACAACACGTGAGAATGCTGAAGCCCAGAGACTGCCTGAAACCAACAGTCTTGCTCATGGTAGATGAGGAGGCTGTAACTGGAAAAACTCTTTAAACGTCAGACCATGAAGCCACAGCACCACAGATCAAAACAGCATACTAGAGTAAATTGACAGCAAAGGATAAACAACTCCACATAAATAATTTCCTATTAATAAGAAACAGAGCATTCACCTCACGCTGAGTGGGAAACACAGGCCAAGAGAGAAAGAAGCCTCCTAGTGTACTGCTGAAGTGAATTGGATCTCGATATCCACCTTAAAACAAGTCTGAACTCACATCCACTTGGGCTACTAAAGCTATGTTTATGTGGATCCACAGTTTGTCTTACCAAAAATTTTAAGCTTGGTGTGCAGCTCTCCTAGGACAGCAAATGCCTGCAGCACAGAAGCCACAGGCGGGCCAGCAATCTCCTCCTCTTTTGACGGCACTGTGCGTAAGTGCAGTTCTGAATGCATCGCTGACTCCAGGCTGCTGCTCtctaaagaaagagaagaaccATCTTTCTGTCAGAGTGAGGTCTGAGATACAGCAGATCTGAGAAGCTACTGCATTCCTCGGGTAGCAGCTAAAGCAATATTCTCCCCCTCCCCGTTTCCACAAGACACAGTTCTTGTACGAGAGCGTCAGAAGCAGGCACAGTTTTCCTTGTGTTACAGTGCAGGACAATGGAACGAGACTCAGTTTCTTACAATGATCCAGAAGTCTCCTTTCAGTCACCTTGCAATTGAATGACATTTAGTGACAattgctttccttcccctcttctccccattTCAAGTCAAATCCAAAGgacaaggtttttttcttttccaaaggaaacTGTGAGTACCTTTGGAAGGAGGAAGCTTCCACACAGCCAATTTCTGCCATTCCTCTCCTAGATGATAGAGCAAGTTCTGTGTCTGCACTGTGAGCTCGGTGCCCAGTGCTTTCAGGATCTTCAGCTCAAAGCCCCTCCGGGACTCCAGCATTTTCAGGCTGCTTCGTGCCTAGCGGCAAAGATCAAACAAAACATGGGTAAGTGTTGCTCCTGCTAACGAAAAGCATCTTGTACAATTTGTTGAAAGTATATATGAACAATATTGTCATATGCTTAAGAAGTCATTATTACCTTTTCTAGCTGTTGAGCTGCTGCAACATACTTCTTTTCCAGCAATGCAGTATTGTACTCTTTAATAGCTGTATCAAACTGTAAGAAACCAATAGATTCACGTCACTGTCTATCCGCAATTAGACTACAATTTTTTACACAACATGAGAGACGGGAGCTCTAGACAGTTATTTGAAAGAGAAGACCAGAATAAAGCCAGAGACTGAGGAGCAGAGAGGATGACTGACGCTTAGTAACTTTAAGCTGCtccccccctgctcctcctcaccTCCTGTAGCTTTTTCAGGATACTCAGAACCAGCGTGTCTCGCTCCAACTGCTGCTTCAATTCAGTAAATTCGGCAACAGCAACATTTAGGTCTCGCTGAACCTAAAATAACAAACTTTCCAGTTCATTCACAGCAAGTAAATGTTATCAGACACATTTCCTCTTGGAAGTGGTAACAATACGAGatttaaagtatttctgttaGTAGAATAATTTggtgaggaggaaaaaggcTCCACGTGTTTTACTCCTTGCTAGGAAGATCCTTATAAGCATTGGATACACTTATAAACTAGTTTCTCTTTTAATACATTACAGGTTTTTCTACGGCACTGTAAGGAAACAGTCTCAAACGGCAGTCGAAAGGACTTCAGTGTTCCATTAACACAACCATCGAAAATGTAAGAACGCTTGAATTCAGCGGAAAGTTAATTCTCAATTAACATTGTTACAGAACTCTGGATGCTGGAAGATCAATCAAAGAAGCAAAAACCAGAGGGTGGGTCTGCGATCCagcctgcaggagctgctcacATTCATTCTCCTTAAAGACTTCAGTGAAGGTGCACAGGTATGATTTAGGCTCCCATTCTGCCTGAAATCCCTGTGGGACCAACACTCAGCCGGTCCATTAGTGTGTCACACCTTACCGCAACATACAAGGCTgatccttccctcccttccgAAGGAGACACGTGTGACACGCTTTTCTAACTGCGCAACAGAGAGCAAACACGGCCGATGACAGCTTAATGACAGCTCTTTACTTACACCCTCGATGCGACACGCACCTCTGCAGCACGTGTCACTGGAAGGCATTTTTTTGGGGTGTATCACCCAGTGTTCTTAGGCAGGAGCCCTTGCAACACACCGagatggggcgggggggctaCGGGTTTGGGAGGAAACTGGCATGTCCAGCAGCCCCCATGGAAGCCCACGCTGTCACCTCGTTTTCGATGCCCGCTTTCAGCAGGTCGATGTTGCTGGAGAGCCCGTCCACCTGCGACACCAAGTCCTCGGCGCTCTGCATGCTGGGCAGGAACTCGTTGTACTTCTTGTTAATCATGTTGCAGACTTCTCCCTGAAGAAGGGGGACCGTCGGGACGCCGTCACTCTCGGGTGGGCCCCCACGAGCAGAGGTAAGAGACCCTCCCAGGCCACAGACCCTGCCAGGCCCTGGGGCACCCTGGGCCGAAACCGAGCAGCCGGGCTGACCCGCACCCTTCGCCCTGTGCCTCCCCCGGCCCGAGAGCGGCGGCTCCGCTCGGAGCGGGGCGCGGGTAACCCCGCAgcagcgccggccccgccgccccccggctctgctccccgcagccccccgccccgtccccggcCTTGCCTTCAGCTCCTCCACGCGGCGGGAGAGCCGCCCGATGCGGGTGCCCAGGTCCTCCTTGTCGAGGCGGCCCGAGTGCGCCAGCACGGCCGCCACCAGCGAGCCCGCCGGCGCCGCCatggccccggcccccgcccgccgccgcggtGCAGCACGGGGCGGTGCTACGGCGGCCGCCGCGGGACAGActgcgcggggcggcggcggctggcggggggggggcgggccgggggTGCTGGGGCTCCACGGCTGCTGGGCGGGGATCTATGGCTGCTGGAGGCTCCCGTGGCTCATGGGGATCCATGGCTGTGGGAGGACTCGTTGCTGTAGGGGGACATGTGGCTGCTGGGGGTCTGTGGCTGCGGGAAGACccctggctgctggggcacCCCTGGCTGTAGAGGGATGCGTGGCTGCTGGAGGTCCCTGGCTACTgggtgctccctggctgctggggGGACCGCAGCTCCAGGGGGACACGTGGCTGTGTAGGAAGTTCCTCAGCTGCTGGGGCTCCGTGGCTGGTAGAGGCGCATGGCTGCTGGGGGACCCACTGCCTCAGGTCCAACTGTCCTCCCCTGCCCTTCCATGGGCGTCATGGCTGGGCCTGGGGTGAGGAGGCAGAGCCAGGGCACCTCAGACAtcccccagctgctgggggaggGAGGCCCCAGCCCCCGGCATCCGGTACCTGACAAAGATCTGGGGGCGGGTGGTGCTTTTCGGTGAGGAGCTGTCTCCGCATCCTTTCCTCTGAGCAGGGGAAAGAGCCGCCACTGCTTTGTGCCATGTGGAGGGGAAGGGCCCTGGGCGCCTGGGCGCTCCTCGCCAGCCTGGCCGTGGCCAGCTGGGGTGTCCGAGGTAAGTCCCTGGTATCAGTCTCTGCCCGTGGGCTGCTGTGGTGCTGTGCCCCGTGGCTGAAATGGGGGTGGCGCGGTGCAGAGTGGCATGGAGGCCTCCGGCGTGGTGAGCCTGAGGGACCCCACGCAGACGGCGAGGCTGGGGCTCATCCCGCACGCTGCAGCGGGTCAGCAGCAGTGCCCCTTGGGCACTTGCCGTGGTCCTGAGACTGCCACCTGTATTGCTTATGCTGTGGGCATCTCTGTGGTGGCGGGAGGGTGGCTGGGAAGCAGGGCCCCGCAGCTTGCTGGAGCTGGCCATCGCAGCACCGTGGCGTGACGTTTGTCGATGGGGAGAAGGGAGCGAATGCGGGATGAGGGTCACGCTCATACAGTCTGAATGGAGTCCAGGTAGATGCCCGATTCCAATTAGTTTTCACTCTAAAGGAGCTTGGATCTCTGAACTCCCCAGAGCTGCATTGATGTAACCACCAGTTGAACACTGGACTGCTTTTCCACTGAGTACTCTGCTTTTTGCAGAGTAGTTTGTTTGTGgtgtcctttctgctgctcagggGCCAGCCTTGTGTGATGCTCTCCACACTAGCCGTCTCTGTGAATGAGGTCTGTGAGCTCTGCACCACTGTGAGGGTTGAGAACTCCGCTGTGgagctctctcctctccttttttttacaGGACAGAAAGTAATCGTGAAAGAAGCTAGTGGGAAGGTATTCCTGCAGTGTGTCACAGCCAGCCAACGGGAAGTTGAATGGCTGAAAGATGGGGACGTGATAGGAAACACAACGCTGCTGGACTTGGGTGCAGTTTACGATGATCCTAGAGGCACCTACAAATGTAGAACGGACGATGGAAAAGAAAGCCCTTCCCTCCAGGTGCACTATCGAAGTAAGTGCTACAGACATGGTTCTAGAGACAGAATTGCTTGGATTTTTCACTCAGGCAAATTTTTGAGGGAACTACTGATTTCCCAGAGTTTGAGGGTGGTTCCAGCAGTTTCTGGAAGTCCTGACAGCTCCGATGCTAGCCTGCCCTTGGGAACAGCCAAGCCACACGTTTCCCTGCACGTGGTGTCCCCAGGAGAGCTCTGCAGCCTCACTTAGTGCCATAACCTGGCACTCGTACTGCCTCATTGCTAGCCGCTCGCTGGCCCAGCTGTGGCCTGCCCTGAGTGCTGGGGACACGTGGCAGCTTGTGCCACTGCCTGGGGCCACACAGCCAGCCAAACTTCATCCCTGGTCTCTCTCGCCCTGGGACTGgagcctggcagagctggcCGAGTGCTTTGGGCTCAGGCTGGCCCGGGCGACAGGGTGGAGGTGGCCAAGGGGCAGCGTCCTGGTCATGGCCCTGCTTTCACTGTTTGTGTCCTTTTGGGCTTCCAGTGTGCCAGAACTGCATCGAAGTGGACGCTCCCACCATCTCGGGGATCGTGGTCGCAGATGTTGTTGCCACCATCTTCCTGGCGGTCGCTGTGTATTGCATCACTGGCCAGGCCAAGGGACGCATGTCACGAGGTGAGGGAGAGCCCCGCTGGCTGCCCGCAGGTGGGGGTGGGATGTGCCTGGGCATCTCTGGGGGCTGCGTGGTACCGAGGGACTTTCCATCAGTGCCCACAGAGCTCAGCCTGCAAGCTGCAGGCAGCGCACAGTGTGTCTAGGGCAGGGATCCACGTGAGCACTCTGTGCACCCTTCCTGCCCCTAGCTCAGCTTCCCAGGAGAAGCCATCAAATGCACAAGGTTCACCAATACATCATCCCAGGGACAGCAGCTGGTGGCACAGGAACATCTGAGGCCTTGCAGGCGCTTTCCACCGAGCCTCCCAGAGGAAGCAAAAGTAGAGGGCTGAAAGCAGCCAGCTGCTTGGGTGGGTTTGCAAATGTTCACCATGCTGCCTGTGACTCCCCTGAGCCTTGACCGCCTTCTTTCTTCATTTAGCTTCTGACAGGCAGAACCTGATTGCCAACGAGCAGCTCTACCAGGTGAGTGTGGGCATGCATGGACTTTGGCAGGTCTGCGTGGCGTGGGGCTGCCTGGCCGTGGCGGTACAGCTGCCTCAAGGCACTGCGCCGTGTTGGGGCTTGCTCTCTGCTGGGGTGTTGGCAGCTGCCTCTCCCTGAGTGACCCAGAGGATGGGGCAAGCTCAGCTACCCCCTGCCTCTTGCTCACTGGTGTTGTTAAGCTCTGCGCGGGTGGAGAAAGCTTGGCAAAGGGAGCGCTGGGCCGGCTTCCCCCGTACCCTCCCTCCTAGGGCTGGACAGACACAGTTGTAGCTcatctcacctttttttttctcctagccCCTTGGCGAGCGGGACGAGGGACAGTACAGCCGGCTGGCACCTGCCAAGGCCCGCAAGTGAAGCGGGAAGACGCTGAGACCTGCATCTCCTTCACACCGGGAGCGACATGACAGCAAAGCCACCGCCACTGCCTCAGAGCACCGGTaccctgccctggcactgccTTTGTAAGCTCACAGCTGGCAGAAGGCAGTGTGGATTTTTGCCTAGAGAGCCCCCCAGCTCCTTGCCCAAGATGAGCTGCTTGTACACTCTGCTCTGTCCACGACCTCTTGCACTTCTGTATCCCTCTCATTAAAGATGAGCCTATCTCATAGCCTCCCTGCTCCGTCGGTTGTGTTGAGGCCTGGGGAGCCACGCAGTTGCTGGGGAAGGTGCgtgctggatgcagcactgagCAGCGCTGCGTCTCCCCACACcatcccagctcctccaggcaCGGTCCCAGCTCTGAGCAGAAACAGCTAATGTGGGCGGACTATGGCCAAAACGGGAGGCAGATGAGGCAGGAACAGCCAGCAGTTAGAAACCTCGGAAACCAGGTCACCCTCTGTGTGCCAGTTGCACACACCTGTACGTcgtgttttcctgcttttctaaGAATTTGGGTGACAGGCTTTAGAGAGCACCAGGCTGCGAATGGACTTGTGACTCAGTGGTATAAAGTCAGCACCAAAAGAGTCAACACTCAATAAAAGCTGGCCACAAATCTGTGACAGGTCTGACAGCAAACAACACACAGGCTGTGCAAAGGTGTTGGTGCACCCTGCGTGCCCTTACAGGAATCAGCGTGTGATCAGCCTTGCGGACAGCGAACAAGAAAATGACCTGTTTTCCCCTGGTGTCGGCTCTTTACGCAACAATGTTTTGCTCTTCACAGGAGCAGAATAATGTCTTTGTGGTTTTTCTGCTCCAGGCTGCTCCAGTGAAGGGTGAGCCTGATGTGGCCGTCGCAGGTAGAATATGCCAACACCCGCCTTTGGTCTGCAAAGGGATCTGGGTAGAACCTTATAAAAAAATGGCCAGCCGACTGCCTAGTTGGTAGCGCTTCCATCACCATCAGATCTCAAAGCAACGAGCGAAGGTGGCTAACCGCACCCAAAGAGCAGGAGATGCCCGGAGCAGAGTGGGTGGGTGTGCTCTGCACAAAGCAAAGCGATGGCAGAGGCAACATTTACAACTTGTCTATTTGCGAGAGGCTCCTCAGCACCTCACCCTTGGGAggacaaagaaatatttctgtggtgCAGGTAAGCACAGAGGTAGAGAGGTGGTGTCACTGGATGGCTGCGGATCCCACTGAGATAAGGAGAGTGTGGGGTGGCACTGGTTGGGGCAAACAGTAGGCAAACGTGCAGCCCCATGAATGGTGGTAGAAGCACTGGGGTGGAGCTTGAAGCAAGATTTAGACCTTGTACTCCCAGAGTGGTCCAAGCTCACACACCATTCGTGGCAATGGGCTGTATGGCTGGGCTGAGCAAGCATCCCTGGAGTAGTGatgttttgcagaagctgaGAGCGTGGCCCAGAGTGGTTTTAGAGCTGGTGGGGGTTAGTGCTCTTTTTATCTTGTAATCTCCCTCCTAGATGTGTAGCACCTTGTATGGTAAacccagctgtgctgcctttAAAACCACATCCTGCAGGGTAAGCACAGCAATCCGAAGCGTGAAACTTGTTGGGTGTTCATCTCCCCACACTGAAACTCAAGGGTTAAaccaccccccgcccccctcgctgctgctgtttccttccttcagaGCTGTTGCTCTGCAGAGCAACAGAAATGTGCCTCACTCAGCTGCTGTTAGACCAGAAACGCTCCCAGGCATCGCAGCATCTCTTGGGCCCTTCTTAAGTTACTCCCTTCTTAAGTTACTCCATTGCTGCTGCCTTGGAAACCACATCTTTTGAAATCAGGCAGATTTAAAATCTGTCTGTGGAGCACGTGGGAGCTCAGCTATCTCACTTGCCCCCCCCtaggcagcagccccagacccACTCCCCAGCAAATGTACTTGTACACCCCTTAGGGTACAAGACACTCAGAGAAATGTGTTTATCCTAGACTATGCTATAGAATATAAGTGAAAATGGATACCATGAAGTCCCTAGGATGAGAAGGACGGCCTAGCAAAAGGGTTTGATGCTTTCTTGGATTTTGTAGGTCCTGGGCTTTATCTCTGTGGCCCCAGTGCATTCActgggagcagagagagagaagagtgaGGAGAAAGGAGGCCAGGAGCCACGAGTGAGGCTGTAGTCCTTTAATGAGAAGGGAAACGTCTCTTGCCAATGTGctcatttgtttcttctccctAACGTCAAACCGAAGGCTGGAGGAAGATGTCAGGGTGGGACAGCGGATGGCAGCAGGGCGCCTGTCCTGTGTAGCCGTCCGGCGTACCCCAAAAGGCCCGGGCCTTGGCAGGCCTGCAGAGAACCGGTGCCGAGCTGGACACAAGTGCTTAGCCCCTCGGCTGCTGTCTTCCAGCCTGCCATCGTGGGAGTTTCAGAAGCCCCGGGGTTCCAGGCCTGCGTACACTTCCCGCTGGCCCTTCCGGATGGGCTGCGGGAACAGCAGAGATGTTAGTTTGGGAATCCTCATTAACACAGCCTCAACCAAGGCCAGGGGCTTGGTCCCCACGATACGTGGAGAGACCCAGAACAGAAAGAGCAGGTGCAGTGCTGCTCTGGCAGCGTGCACAAGGAGCTGCTCCCAACTCCCCGAGACAGCACCACGAGAAGGGGCTCCACCCTCATCACCCTCTTCCTCGCTCCCAGAAAAGCTTGGAGGTTAACTGGATCCTTCTTCACAGAAGCAAAAAGGATAAATGCTGCTGATTCCCAGATatccctccccagccagcaaagagagatgaaaaaagtGCGGGTTCTCCATACCTCATAGTCCGGGTTTGGAACAGGGGGA
This window contains:
- the ZW10 gene encoding centromere/kinetochore protein zw10 homolog: MAAPAGSLVAAVLAHSGRLDKEDLGTRIGRLSRRVEELKGEVCNMINKKYNEFLPSMQSAEDLVSQVDGLSSNIDLLKAGIENEVQRDLNVAVAEFTELKQQLERDTLVLSILKKLQEFDTAIKEYNTALLEKKYVAAAQQLEKARSSLKMLESRRGFELKILKALGTELTVQTQNLLYHLGEEWQKLAVWKLPPSKESSSLESAMHSELHLRTVPSKEEEIAGPPVASVLQAFAVLGELHTKLKIFGQLLLKYVLKPLISYPSLQPFTEEQSDVFILRFKSEEPSLDHSSPMEVFDKIKLILEVLHKYLLNVPLEQPAEDKKDGRVTLAELLGDMIWEELSDYLIQNCLVNSIPTNSSKLEQYIEVIKSTEEFEKALKNMQFLKEDTTDLLKYARNVNSHFANKKCQDVIVAARNLMTSEIHNTVKITPDSCVALPKLPDPGARDHSKMQKTSQLLCNDMVNLENETKLSQYTFSLPTCRISSSVEKLMELAYQTLLEATASTDQCCIQLFYSVRNIFQLFCDVVPTYHKENLQKLPQLAAIHHNNCMYIAHHLLTLGHQFRYRLTNILCDGAATFVDLVPGFRRLGMECFLAQMRVQKGEILERLSSARNFSNMDDEENFCAANKAIRQVLHQLKRLGKVWQDVLPVNVYCKAMGTLLNTALTEIVTRIAALEDISAEDADRLYSLCRTMVEEGPQVFTPLPEDDRNKKYQEEVPVYVQKWMTFKELMIILQANLQEIVDQWADGKGPLAAEFSAAEVKSLIRALFQNTDRRAAALAKIK
- the CD3D gene encoding T-cell surface glycoprotein CD3 delta chain, with protein sequence MWRGRALGAWALLASLAVASWGVRGQKVIVKEASGKVFLQCVTASQREVEWLKDGDVIGNTTLLDLGAVYDDPRGTYKCRTDDGKESPSLQVHYRMCQNCIEVDAPTISGIVVADVVATIFLAVAVYCITGQAKGRMSRASDRQNLIANEQLYQPLGERDEGQYSRLAPAKARK